CTTGGGGTCGCTGCTGTAAGCTTTATCTTTTATTATTTCTTTTCCATTTACAAAGGGTTAGAAGGACTTAGTAAAACCCCAGAAAATTCCCCATTTGTTAAAGTGAGCACTGATAAAGTCGAAGCACTAAAAGCACCGGAATGGGAGGGAACCGAACCTGTAAATATTTTGCTGATGGGCGTGGATACTCGCGAGAACAACAAGGGCAGTGTACCCCGATCCGATAGCATGATGGTCGTTTCGTTGAATCCTACCGATAAGCGTATTCATGTGTTTTCGATTCTTCGAGACACTTATACGGATATTCCTGGGCACGGCAAAAATCGAATTAATACCGCTGTTACGCATGGACCCGATACGGCGATGAAAGCAGTCAGCGAATTGCTAGGAGTGCCAGTTCATTTTTATGTATACACGGATTTCCAGGGGTTTATTAAACTCGTAGATGCTGTAGGCGGACTCAATTTTTATGTCGAGAAGGATATGCACTATGAAAGCAAGGCCGATCTGCATGAGTATGATATTAATTTAAAACAGGGACAGCAGCATTTCGACGGCAAAACGGCGCTTCAATATGTCCGTTTTCGTCATGATGCCATGTCCGATTATTCCAGAACAAAAAGACAACGGCAATTTATTACGGCATTAGCCGAGAAGGTAAAAACAACGACTTCCATTATGAAATTCCCTTCTATTCTTGAGGAAATCAGTCCGTATATCGATACCAATTTGTCAGTCTCTGATATGTGGAATTTGGCTTCAGTAGGGTACCAAAGTACATTAAACGGAAATGAACAAATACCGCCAATGAAGCTATTAAAAGAAACTTATGTGGGCAAGGCGGCTGTTCTGGATGTAAAAAGTCGAACGGATTTGAAGCAATTTGTGCAAAGTATCATAAATTCCGACTCCTCAAATTCGATTACAGACAATTCTTCGGGGCAGGAGCAGAAAACAGATTTTGAATAGGGTTAGACAATATATTAGATCGTATTTGCCGGACAATAGTCTGTTAAATGCTCTTTGTGAGTAAAGAAGAGCATAACATGATCTTCCGGTTATCTATAGGGGGAAAAAGAATGGGTACAAAACAGATCGTAAGGTTCTGCTTGGCGTTAACCATATCCGCCGCCATGCTTCTGGAGATCACTGCTCCGCACATGGCTATGGCTGATGCTGCGCAACGTGCAAAAAGCACGTTGTTGAACGATAAGAGTGAACCAACAAAAACAATTTCAACGCAGGTTAAAAATACCCCGACACTAAAATTGGATAACCATGTGGCATCCATGACGAAGAAAAGAACCATTAAAGCTAGATTTAAGCTTCCGAAGGGTACCGATATAAAGAAAATAAGCTGGACCTATGGTGGCAAGCCATTATCGGAATGGAAATCGTACAAGGATCATGATTAC
This window of the Paenibacillus polymyxa genome carries:
- a CDS encoding LCP family protein encodes the protein MTQRKKRILIVTLLLGVAAVSFIFYYFFSIYKGLEGLSKTPENSPFVKVSTDKVEALKAPEWEGTEPVNILLMGVDTRENNKGSVPRSDSMMVVSLNPTDKRIHVFSILRDTYTDIPGHGKNRINTAVTHGPDTAMKAVSELLGVPVHFYVYTDFQGFIKLVDAVGGLNFYVEKDMHYESKADLHEYDINLKQGQQHFDGKTALQYVRFRHDAMSDYSRTKRQRQFITALAEKVKTTTSIMKFPSILEEISPYIDTNLSVSDMWNLASVGYQSTLNGNEQIPPMKLLKETYVGKAAVLDVKSRTDLKQFVQSIINSDSSNSITDNSSGQEQKTDFE